Proteins encoded in a region of the Planctomicrobium piriforme genome:
- a CDS encoding DVUA0089 family protein → MFSRHTGRRQRSLVFNAFGFGRRRRQQSKLGSTISALEPRVLPSAIVVQADPPAPINDPDDQISEATPAQIGVTISGEINRAGLIDAADVDMYQLTLDAATILSLDIDSYGRFDSLIALFDETGHRLAWNDEGGAPGESPIHDSYLTYNITQAGDYYVAVTGWPNGYYSSFDAVTGTGDRWPSWGPSQGPYELVIGSVAGPRLQLPAGEPTYVQGGNPVAVDPDAIFSDPNPPHFGSSSLNVSIQSAGVGDRLLLVSSDEAGHIKLVDRDVQWNGTSIGTYKGSTDGSFNIRFNANATADSIQQLIRQTAYVNTRAHHPALPDRQIAFQFDDGYTGNTGPVLKTLHFISREPQILGFGGTVNAVEGAGPRLLDYDATITDADSSSFAGGQLLIRIESNAEEGDRLLIAPEGNSAGKIGLNGFDVTYGGVVIGRFNGGVGNSRLQIVFNANASTQAVQRLLQRIAYQTVTNTPSTLPRTVRVSLTDGDGFSSEIARKQLTVAAIANEVEIDAFGWQVTYSQGTSPILIDYDTTLTGPDGVLFAGGQLFVQLVANASEGDQLSILSHGNGAGQISILGTEVRYAGAAIGQFAGGVDGEPLIVTFNGNATLTAVQALLRRIGFSNVSATPSTEPRTVQATIIDGNGFSSLPARKTIIVTT, encoded by the coding sequence ATGTTTTCCCGCCATACCGGCCGGCGCCAGCGTTCTCTAGTCTTCAATGCCTTTGGGTTCGGCCGGCGGCGACGGCAGCAGTCGAAGCTGGGATCAACAATCAGCGCACTGGAACCGCGAGTGCTTCCCTCCGCCATTGTCGTCCAGGCCGATCCCCCCGCGCCGATCAATGATCCCGACGATCAGATCTCCGAGGCCACTCCCGCCCAAATTGGCGTAACTATCTCAGGTGAGATTAACCGCGCGGGATTGATCGACGCCGCCGACGTCGACATGTATCAGTTGACGCTCGATGCAGCCACGATCCTCAGTCTGGATATCGATTCGTACGGCCGCTTTGACTCGCTGATCGCATTGTTTGATGAAACCGGTCACCGGCTGGCCTGGAATGATGAAGGCGGAGCCCCCGGTGAATCGCCCATCCACGATTCTTACCTGACCTACAATATCACGCAGGCCGGCGATTATTATGTCGCCGTGACAGGCTGGCCGAACGGCTACTATTCGAGCTTCGATGCGGTGACCGGAACGGGAGACCGTTGGCCCAGTTGGGGTCCGTCACAAGGTCCGTATGAGCTGGTGATCGGCAGCGTCGCAGGCCCGCGCCTGCAGCTGCCTGCGGGGGAACCGACGTACGTCCAGGGGGGCAATCCGGTCGCCGTGGACCCCGACGCAATCTTCTCCGATCCCAACCCCCCTCACTTTGGATCCAGCAGCCTCAACGTCTCAATTCAGAGTGCCGGCGTCGGGGATCGACTGCTGCTCGTCAGCTCGGACGAGGCCGGTCACATCAAGCTTGTCGATCGCGATGTTCAATGGAACGGAACATCGATCGGCACATACAAAGGCAGTACCGACGGCTCGTTCAACATCCGCTTCAATGCGAATGCGACCGCGGATTCGATTCAGCAACTGATCCGGCAGACGGCATACGTCAACACGCGAGCCCATCACCCCGCTTTGCCAGACCGCCAGATCGCCTTTCAATTTGACGATGGCTACACCGGCAACACCGGTCCCGTCCTCAAGACCTTGCACTTCATCAGCCGAGAACCGCAGATCCTCGGCTTTGGCGGAACGGTCAACGCCGTCGAAGGAGCCGGCCCGCGACTTCTGGATTATGACGCGACCATCACCGACGCCGACTCCTCGTCGTTCGCAGGAGGACAACTGCTCATTCGCATTGAATCCAACGCGGAAGAGGGGGATCGACTGCTGATCGCTCCCGAAGGCAACAGTGCCGGCAAGATCGGCCTCAACGGATTCGACGTGACTTATGGCGGAGTCGTCATCGGCAGATTCAATGGCGGCGTGGGGAACTCGCGGCTGCAGATCGTCTTCAACGCCAACGCCTCGACGCAGGCAGTGCAGCGGCTGTTGCAGAGAATCGCCTATCAAACGGTCACCAACACGCCCTCGACTTTGCCCCGCACGGTTCGGGTCAGCCTGACGGATGGAGACGGCTTCTCCAGCGAAATCGCCCGCAAGCAACTGACGGTCGCCGCCATCGCCAACGAAGTGGAGATCGACGCCTTCGGCTGGCAGGTGACCTACAGTCAGGGCACTTCTCCGATCCTGATCGATTACGACACGACATTGACCGGCCCTGACGGTGTCCTTTTCGCCGGAGGGCAGCTCTTCGTGCAACTGGTCGCCAATGCCAGCGAGGGCGACCAGCTTTCCATTCTCTCGCACGGAAATGGCGCCGGACAGATTTCCATTCTCGGGACTGAAGTGCGCTACGCAGGCGCGGCGATCGGTCAATTCGCCGGCGGAGTCGACGGCGAACCTCTGATCGTCACATTCAACGGCAATGCCACGCTCACCGCCGTCCAGGCTCTGCTGCGACGCATCGGCTTTTCGAATGTTTCGGCGACACCTTCGACTGAGCCACGAACCGTGCAGGCGACGATCATTGATGGCAACGGCTTCAGCAGCCTGCCCGCCCGCAAGACAATCATCGTCACCACTTAG
- a CDS encoding DUF1553 domain-containing protein, whose translation MVYSRPTSFWLLVLLAVAFAPCVNAADRDSAARQEFFETRIRPVLVEQCYECHNTAKTQEGGLALDHRQALLTGGETGPALLPGNPNASLLLQVLRHEVEGYEMPKAGPKLSAAVIADFEKWIRDGAVDTRDTPPSAEELSLAASWPVRLEKRKQWWSFQPIKSPAVPTVQSPDWCRTPVDNFILVRLEQAQLPPSPDADSAVLLRRVFFVLTGLPPTPDEQSQWIPLLDSHDPVVFPQLVDTLLARPQFGEHWARHWMDWLRYAESHGSEGDPLIGNAWHYRDYLIRALNTDVSYDQLVREHIAGDLLEQPRVNTQLQLNESLIGPAHWRMVFHGFSPTDALDEKVRFVDDQVNVFSKAFLGLTVSCARCHNHKFDAISQADYYALFGVLGSCRPGRVIVDLPAVQQQNSVDLADLKLQIRTALADAWLEKLSTAVPAWFAAAKDSKESSRPLQPLLHMQQAVASGGMFAAAWQTFVDQWQADQQRQQQFLAGPHFRQWRFDHQADAESWFRTGFGLSQPNRQSGDFTIALEGSKLLSGIYPAGVYSHALSTKHPARFSSPDMALDDEYEVWLQTCGDGGAIARYAVQNYPRSGTIFPVLKPTPRWQWLKLDLSYWKGDDAYLEIATALDAPLPVSADTRSWFGLRNAVVTKKGTTPPSSKFREYAGLLIKPADRTPPESFPQLQSRFADTLAIAIRDWKNGQFSDVQADLLQACLEESLLPNDHVSLSTVRPLVERYRVLEAEIAVPTRVPGLEETLGRDQPLYVRGDHKQPAELVPRRFLEAVDAEPYAASLSGRRELAEDLLRSDNPLTRRVIVNRVWLHLFDQGLVRTPDNFGKMGFEPTHPELLDWLALHFTEQKGSLKSLIRELVLSRTWQLSSVPSERAREIDPENQLLSHAAVRRLEAESIRDSLLTASGDIDLNLFGPPTGGNSNRRSIYVEVRRNSLDPVLRVFDFPEPFSATGRRDVTNVPAQSLTLLNDPRIQQRAHSWASRLLQNNSQTDGQRIQQMFATAFGRSAQPQEIEQALAYVRAASGRHKKQQQHRHELDLKLAAVERQLADLTAVAREQLPQANAVASNRMVPSPIGRWEFDGDLNDVVGSATAKPVGNIQLVNGSVNLNGGYLVTPPLEKTLTEKTLEAWVQLDTLDQQGGGVMSIQSRDGAVFDAIVFGEQSPREWLAGSDHFHRTKPFQGPPEQAPLGQTVHLAIVYAADGLVTGYRDGLPYGKPYRSAGLVEFPAGQTVVTFGLRHLPAGGNKLLSGRILKAQLYDRALTADEVHASSLSLPTAITNDMLLAALPDNQRQQFITAQVQQTQLKSQLAALPPVTDHRELAAWSELARALFLFKEFIYLK comes from the coding sequence ATGGTCTACAGTCGGCCAACGTCCTTCTGGCTGCTTGTTCTGCTTGCGGTCGCATTCGCCCCCTGCGTTAACGCGGCTGATCGAGATTCCGCAGCTCGTCAGGAATTCTTTGAAACCCGCATCAGGCCTGTGCTGGTCGAGCAGTGTTATGAATGCCACAACACTGCCAAAACTCAGGAAGGGGGTCTGGCGCTCGATCATCGTCAGGCACTCCTTACCGGCGGTGAGACAGGCCCTGCTCTCCTGCCTGGGAATCCGAACGCAAGTCTGCTGCTGCAGGTGCTGCGTCATGAAGTGGAAGGCTACGAGATGCCCAAGGCGGGGCCGAAGCTTTCCGCCGCCGTCATCGCCGATTTTGAGAAGTGGATTCGAGACGGCGCCGTCGACACGCGTGACACACCACCCTCTGCCGAAGAACTCTCACTCGCTGCGTCCTGGCCCGTTCGGCTTGAAAAACGCAAGCAGTGGTGGAGCTTTCAACCGATCAAGTCGCCTGCCGTCCCGACCGTGCAGTCACCCGACTGGTGCCGGACTCCTGTCGACAACTTCATTCTCGTCCGGCTGGAACAGGCACAGCTTCCCCCTTCACCAGACGCCGATTCAGCCGTGCTGTTGCGACGCGTCTTCTTCGTTCTAACCGGCTTGCCCCCGACTCCGGACGAACAGTCGCAATGGATACCGCTGCTCGACTCGCATGACCCGGTCGTCTTCCCCCAACTGGTCGATACGCTGCTGGCGCGGCCGCAGTTTGGCGAACACTGGGCCCGACACTGGATGGACTGGCTCCGCTATGCCGAGTCGCACGGCTCGGAAGGCGACCCACTCATTGGCAACGCCTGGCATTACCGCGACTACCTGATTCGCGCGCTCAACACCGATGTCTCTTACGATCAGCTCGTCCGCGAACACATTGCCGGCGACTTGCTCGAACAACCGCGCGTCAACACCCAGTTGCAGCTCAATGAATCACTGATCGGTCCCGCCCACTGGCGGATGGTTTTTCATGGCTTCTCACCAACCGATGCCCTTGATGAGAAAGTCCGCTTCGTCGACGACCAGGTCAACGTCTTCTCGAAGGCCTTCCTGGGGCTGACCGTTTCCTGTGCCCGATGCCACAATCACAAGTTCGATGCGATCAGCCAGGCCGACTACTACGCTCTCTTCGGAGTCCTCGGTTCCTGCCGGCCAGGGCGAGTGATTGTCGATCTCCCCGCCGTGCAACAGCAGAACAGCGTGGATCTCGCGGACCTTAAACTGCAGATCCGCACTGCGCTGGCCGATGCTTGGCTTGAAAAACTTTCGACGGCAGTCCCCGCCTGGTTTGCAGCAGCGAAAGACTCAAAAGAATCATCGCGCCCGTTGCAGCCGCTCCTGCACATGCAACAAGCTGTCGCTAGTGGCGGCATGTTCGCCGCTGCCTGGCAGACCTTTGTCGACCAATGGCAGGCAGATCAGCAGCGACAGCAACAGTTCCTGGCTGGCCCTCATTTCCGCCAGTGGCGTTTCGACCATCAGGCCGACGCCGAATCGTGGTTCCGCACCGGGTTCGGGCTCTCCCAGCCCAACCGTCAGTCCGGTGATTTCACAATTGCCCTCGAAGGAAGCAAACTGCTCAGCGGAATCTATCCGGCCGGCGTCTACTCGCATGCTCTCTCCACCAAACATCCCGCCCGGTTCTCGTCACCGGACATGGCTCTCGATGATGAATACGAAGTCTGGCTCCAAACCTGCGGCGACGGCGGCGCAATTGCCCGTTATGCCGTGCAGAACTATCCTCGCAGCGGCACGATTTTCCCTGTGCTGAAGCCGACTCCGCGCTGGCAGTGGCTCAAACTCGATCTGAGTTACTGGAAAGGAGACGACGCTTACCTCGAAATCGCCACCGCTCTCGATGCTCCTCTTCCCGTCTCTGCAGACACCCGATCATGGTTCGGGCTGCGGAATGCCGTCGTCACTAAAAAAGGGACCACGCCTCCGAGTTCAAAGTTCCGCGAATACGCCGGACTGCTCATCAAACCCGCCGACCGGACGCCGCCTGAGTCCTTTCCGCAATTGCAGTCGCGCTTCGCCGACACACTCGCCATCGCGATTCGGGATTGGAAAAACGGACAGTTCAGCGATGTGCAAGCAGATCTGTTGCAGGCCTGCCTGGAAGAATCTCTGCTTCCAAACGATCATGTTTCGCTTTCGACGGTGCGTCCGCTCGTGGAACGCTATCGTGTGCTCGAAGCCGAGATCGCCGTCCCCACTAGAGTGCCTGGTCTCGAAGAGACCCTTGGTCGCGACCAGCCGTTGTATGTTCGCGGCGACCACAAACAGCCCGCGGAACTCGTTCCCCGCCGTTTTCTCGAAGCCGTCGATGCGGAACCCTATGCCGCATCTCTCAGCGGTCGACGGGAACTCGCCGAAGACCTGCTGCGCAGCGACAACCCTCTCACTCGTCGCGTGATCGTGAATCGGGTGTGGCTGCATCTGTTCGATCAAGGGCTCGTCCGCACGCCTGACAACTTCGGCAAGATGGGCTTCGAGCCGACTCATCCAGAACTCCTCGACTGGCTCGCCCTGCATTTCACCGAACAAAAGGGCTCGCTGAAATCACTCATCCGCGAACTGGTGCTCTCCCGCACCTGGCAGCTCTCTTCGGTCCCGTCTGAACGTGCCCGCGAGATCGATCCCGAGAATCAACTCCTCTCTCACGCCGCCGTCCGTCGACTCGAAGCCGAATCAATCCGCGACTCTCTCCTGACGGCGTCCGGTGATATCGATCTCAATCTGTTCGGGCCGCCGACAGGGGGGAACTCGAACCGGCGCAGCATCTATGTCGAAGTCCGCCGCAATTCCCTGGACCCCGTCCTGCGCGTCTTCGACTTCCCGGAACCCTTCAGCGCGACAGGCCGACGCGACGTCACCAATGTCCCCGCCCAATCACTGACGCTTCTCAATGATCCCCGTATCCAGCAGAGAGCACACAGTTGGGCCAGCCGCCTCCTGCAAAACAATTCACAAACGGACGGCCAGCGCATCCAGCAAATGTTTGCCACGGCCTTTGGTCGCTCCGCTCAACCCCAGGAAATCGAGCAAGCTCTCGCCTACGTCCGTGCCGCTTCCGGACGACATAAGAAACAGCAGCAACATCGTCACGAACTCGATCTCAAGCTTGCGGCTGTTGAGCGACAGCTTGCTGATCTCACCGCCGTCGCCCGTGAGCAGCTGCCGCAAGCCAACGCCGTTGCATCCAACCGCATGGTTCCATCGCCCATCGGCCGCTGGGAATTTGACGGCGATTTGAACGATGTTGTCGGGAGTGCAACCGCCAAACCGGTCGGCAACATTCAGTTGGTCAACGGGTCAGTCAACTTGAACGGCGGCTACCTGGTGACGCCGCCGCTTGAAAAAACGCTGACGGAGAAAACGCTCGAAGCCTGGGTGCAGCTCGACACGCTCGACCAACAAGGGGGCGGCGTCATGTCGATTCAATCCCGCGACGGTGCCGTCTTCGATGCCATCGTCTTTGGCGAACAAAGCCCGCGGGAATGGCTGGCCGGCAGCGATCACTTCCATCGCACAAAGCCGTTTCAGGGACCGCCTGAACAGGCTCCCCTCGGCCAAACGGTTCACCTCGCGATCGTCTATGCCGCCGATGGACTCGTGACCGGCTACCGCGATGGCCTTCCTTATGGCAAGCCGTATCGTTCAGCAGGTCTGGTCGAGTTTCCGGCGGGACAAACTGTCGTCACTTTCGGACTCCGGCATCTCCCGGCAGGCGGCAACAAGCTTCTCTCAGGCCGCATACTGAAAGCTCAACTCTACGATCGCGCACTCACGGCCGACGAAGTTCACGCTTCGTCTCTTTCACTCCCTACTGCAATCACGAATGACATGTTGCTCGCTGCCCTCCCGGACAACCAACGTCAGCAGTTCATCACCGCACAAGTTCAACAGACACAACTCAAATCACAACTCGCCGCGCTGCCGCCAGTAACTGATCATCGAGAACTCGCAGCCTGGTCCGAACTCGCCCGAGCTCTCTTCCTGTTCAAAGAATTCATTTACCTGAAGTAA